Proteins from a genomic interval of Oceanispirochaeta crateris:
- a CDS encoding AraC family transcriptional regulator: MVFPGIENMKEQLIFRSLGDPLKRQRIGCGFMNKKGIHTDQFHSQFSTYALVYVIKGHGYYEIDEGPDKGLKIPLEPGCLFQRFPGVAHSTILDPESDWWECFLDLGEDIFRALVSMRVVIPTEPVYWTPPYSGVEEGIFKILKSLESTLERDLPRISMEILQFCASLLDRVREGDDSLWKRIEMSCQDFTSMIQQRIDLQEYCRSKGWGYESFRKAFVKKMGVSPGQYIIQRRMDEACRLLRAGRFSVKETAMALGYKSPYEFSAQFRRITGWSPRDYRGASRNQALDML; the protein is encoded by the coding sequence ATGGTATTTCCTGGAATTGAAAATATGAAGGAACAACTGATCTTCCGTTCTCTGGGAGATCCTCTAAAAAGACAACGCATTGGCTGCGGTTTTATGAACAAAAAGGGGATTCATACGGATCAGTTTCATTCGCAGTTTTCCACCTATGCCCTTGTCTATGTCATAAAGGGACATGGGTATTATGAGATTGATGAAGGACCGGATAAAGGCTTGAAAATTCCCCTTGAACCGGGTTGCCTGTTTCAGAGATTTCCGGGTGTGGCCCATTCAACGATTCTTGATCCTGAAAGTGATTGGTGGGAGTGCTTTTTGGATTTAGGAGAAGATATTTTTAGGGCCTTAGTTTCTATGCGTGTTGTTATCCCCACTGAACCTGTGTATTGGACACCACCTTATAGTGGAGTAGAAGAGGGTATCTTTAAAATTTTGAAGTCTCTTGAGTCTACTTTGGAGCGGGACCTGCCTCGCATCAGCATGGAAATCCTGCAATTTTGTGCCTCTCTTCTAGACCGAGTCCGGGAAGGGGATGACTCTCTATGGAAGCGGATTGAAATGAGTTGTCAGGATTTTACGAGTATGATTCAACAAAGAATTGATCTGCAGGAATACTGCCGATCCAAAGGGTGGGGATATGAGTCTTTCCGCAAGGCTTTTGTTAAGAAAATGGGAGTCTCTCCCGGGCAGTATATCATACAACGCCGAATGGACGAGGCCTGCCGTTTGTTAAGAGCTGGGCGCTTCAGTGTGAAAGAAACGGCAATGGCATTGGGGTATAAAAGCCCTTATGAGTTTTCTGCCCAGTTCCGCAGAATCACTGGTTGGTCTCCCCGGGACTACAGGGGAGCCAGTAGGAATCAGGCTTTGGATATGTTGTAG
- a CDS encoding RND transporter, with protein sequence MFSFLDKIEYPLLIMASVLMLLAPFTPMPHVVEKLIMLREGTLKKAIDIFDLFYHFVPTVLLIIKLIRDYNISKA encoded by the coding sequence ATGTTTTCATTTTTGGATAAAATTGAATACCCTTTGCTGATCATGGCATCTGTTCTGATGCTCTTGGCCCCTTTTACACCCATGCCCCATGTTGTTGAAAAACTGATCATGCTCAGGGAAGGAACCCTCAAAAAGGCGATTGATATATTTGATCTATTTTACCACTTTGTACCAACTGTCCTTCTGATCATCAAACTCATTCGGGACTACAACATATCCAAAGCCTGA
- a CDS encoding C-GCAxxG-C-C family (seleno)protein, whose amino-acid sequence MNREDEALEHFTHKNRKVRVNCAQAILKTYHPTGLELESELVQEFKQYGHGKAPQKYCGAYFAASFLLETHKPDKMEDFDTWFTKEAGSRVCKEIRKGKKLNCNGCVLHAGRFLNDVFPVHNAS is encoded by the coding sequence GTGAATAGGGAAGATGAAGCATTAGAACATTTTACTCACAAAAACCGTAAAGTCAGGGTCAATTGTGCCCAGGCCATCTTAAAGACCTACCATCCCACCGGACTGGAGCTGGAAAGTGAACTGGTTCAGGAATTTAAGCAATACGGCCACGGAAAAGCTCCCCAGAAGTACTGCGGCGCCTATTTTGCCGCATCCTTTCTTCTAGAAACACACAAACCAGATAAAATGGAAGACTTTGATACCTGGTTCACCAAGGAAGCTGGTTCGAGGGTATGCAAAGAAATAAGAAAAGGTAAAAAACTGAACTGTAACGGTTGCGTTCTCCATGCAGGACGTTTTTTGAATGACGTATTTCCGGTGCACAACGCATCTTAA
- a CDS encoding LemA family protein — protein MNKKIKTGWIILAVILVLILMGYGSFKGTYNNMVVLDESVSASWSQVENVYQRRMDLIPNLVNTVQGYASHEKETFALVTEARSKAGGTLQVSDDILNNPESFQRFQQAQSELGSALQRLMVISENYPELKADQNFLALQDQLEGTENRITVERKRFNESVQQFNMYIRQFPRVMIANMMGFDEKTYFQSSQGADQAPVVSFE, from the coding sequence ATGAATAAGAAAATAAAAACCGGCTGGATCATTTTGGCCGTTATTCTGGTTCTGATATTGATGGGTTATGGATCATTCAAGGGAACATATAATAACATGGTTGTGCTTGATGAATCAGTCTCTGCATCCTGGAGCCAGGTAGAAAATGTGTATCAGAGGCGGATGGATTTAATCCCGAATCTGGTCAATACAGTTCAAGGGTATGCTTCTCATGAAAAAGAGACCTTTGCCCTTGTAACAGAAGCCAGATCTAAAGCGGGAGGGACCCTACAGGTCTCGGATGACATTCTGAATAACCCGGAAAGCTTTCAGCGTTTTCAGCAGGCACAGAGTGAGCTGGGAAGCGCCCTTCAGAGGTTGATGGTCATCTCCGAGAATTATCCCGAACTCAAGGCAGACCAGAATTTTCTTGCACTTCAGGACCAGCTCGAAGGTACGGAAAATAGAATCACCGTGGAACGCAAGAGGTTTAATGAGTCGGTGCAGCAATTCAATATGTACATTCGCCAATTTCCCAGGGTCATGATTGCTAATATGATGGGATTTGATGAGAAAACCTATTTTCAGTCCTCTCAGGGCGCAGATCAGGCTCCTGTCGTATCATTTGAATAA
- a CDS encoding TPM domain-containing protein, translating into MKKTILSQEEMSSIAAAVKKAESSTSGEISTALIQESSDYAFYELRASVFFGVLVYMIQLLFFDSISSMASSLSWNAPFWYVPVFMGGLSFVSGGLFYFFSNIPAVDRIIIPRTVMNKCVRARALQHFTESDVYSTKDGTGILIFISLMERRVELIADKGIHSKISGNEWQDIVRDLSESLSKRDLSNGLQNAVLRCGDILKAQFPVSENDVNELSDGIVILEE; encoded by the coding sequence ATGAAAAAAACTATTCTCTCTCAGGAAGAAATGTCTTCCATTGCCGCTGCAGTTAAAAAGGCGGAATCGTCTACTTCAGGAGAAATCTCAACGGCATTGATTCAGGAAAGTTCGGATTATGCTTTTTATGAACTGAGGGCTTCCGTCTTTTTTGGAGTCCTTGTCTATATGATTCAGCTTCTGTTTTTTGATTCCATTAGTTCCATGGCATCCTCATTGAGCTGGAATGCTCCATTTTGGTATGTTCCTGTGTTTATGGGAGGCCTCAGTTTTGTTTCAGGAGGCTTATTCTATTTTTTCAGCAATATTCCCGCAGTAGACCGGATCATCATTCCCCGGACTGTCATGAACAAATGCGTACGGGCCAGAGCCTTGCAGCATTTTACCGAATCGGATGTTTATTCGACCAAAGATGGTACGGGTATTCTCATTTTTATCTCTTTGATGGAACGCCGAGTAGAATTGATAGCCGACAAGGGGATTCATTCGAAAATCTCCGGAAATGAATGGCAGGACATTGTTCGGGACCTCAGCGAGAGCCTTTCAAAACGAGATCTATCCAATGGTCTGCAAAATGCTGTTCTTCGATGCGGAGATATTTTGAAAGCTCAATTTCCCGTCTCGGAAAATGATGTTAACGAACTGAGTGACGGCATCGTCATTCTGGAGGAATAA
- a CDS encoding TPM domain-containing protein, producing MKHRLTAFFLVALLLPNSIMALDVPSLSGRVNDEAGIFSTSQVQELDATLSALESQTGIQMAVLTIPGLEGEDLEEFSIRTVDKWKLGKAGNDNGILLLLALADRKVRLEVGYGLEGELTDAKSGYIVREVMIPYFTKGDFASGILAGTEVVANVVKGDVDISAEALSKSQTSQSRSSGGALPIQFILILFVVIFNSFGRMGGRRRGGLFQLLILNSLLGSSRRGGFTSGGSSFRSGGFGGGGGFGGGGFSGGGGGFGGGGASGGW from the coding sequence ATGAAGCATAGATTGACAGCGTTCTTCTTGGTCGCCCTTCTTCTTCCCAACTCTATTATGGCTTTAGACGTTCCTTCTCTGAGTGGGAGGGTCAATGATGAAGCCGGGATTTTCTCCACTTCCCAGGTTCAGGAACTTGACGCCACTCTTTCGGCTCTGGAGAGTCAGACAGGAATCCAAATGGCAGTCCTCACAATCCCGGGATTGGAAGGCGAAGACCTTGAAGAGTTTTCTATTCGCACAGTAGACAAATGGAAGCTTGGCAAGGCCGGTAATGATAACGGGATTCTTCTATTATTGGCCCTGGCAGACAGGAAGGTACGTCTGGAAGTGGGTTATGGTCTGGAAGGGGAGCTGACAGATGCAAAAAGCGGCTATATCGTCCGAGAAGTGATGATTCCCTACTTTACAAAAGGGGATTTTGCCAGTGGAATCCTTGCCGGCACAGAGGTCGTTGCCAATGTGGTAAAAGGAGATGTGGATATCAGTGCTGAGGCTCTCAGTAAGTCCCAGACAAGCCAGAGTCGTTCCTCAGGGGGTGCTCTACCCATACAGTTTATTTTGATCCTTTTTGTGGTGATCTTTAATTCCTTCGGACGCATGGGGGGAAGACGCAGAGGTGGACTTTTTCAGCTTCTGATTTTGAATTCCCTCCTGGGTTCTTCCCGTCGGGGAGGTTTTACCAGCGGTGGCAGCAGTTTCCGTAGTGGTGGCTTCGGAGGCGGAGGAGGATTCGGGGGCGGAGGTTTCAGCGGTGGCGGCGGTGGTTTTGGAGGCGGTGGTGCCTCCGGAGGCTGGTAG
- a CDS encoding NUDIX hydrolase yields MSRTTNIPASYLVLIQNEKILLLQRKNTGYRDGDYSLIAGHAEEGESFSQALLREAREEAGIILDPADIQTVHIMHRNSDDSVRLDAFFTSSRWKGEIQNREPDKCSDLSWFPLEDLPKNTIPYIKEALDHIQKGVFYSEYGW; encoded by the coding sequence TTGAGCAGAACAACCAATATACCGGCCAGTTACCTGGTCCTGATCCAAAATGAGAAGATCCTGCTCCTCCAAAGGAAGAATACTGGATACAGAGACGGAGATTACAGCCTCATTGCGGGACATGCAGAAGAGGGAGAGTCTTTCAGTCAGGCTTTGCTTAGAGAGGCCAGAGAAGAAGCGGGGATCATCCTTGATCCTGCAGACATTCAAACCGTCCATATTATGCATAGAAACTCCGATGATTCGGTCCGCCTGGATGCGTTCTTTACATCCAGCCGTTGGAAGGGTGAAATACAGAACAGGGAACCCGATAAATGCTCCGATCTATCCTGGTTCCCCTTAGAGGATCTTCCTAAGAACACAATACCTTACATAAAAGAGGCACTGGATCACATACAAAAGGGAGTCTTTTATAGTGAATATGGCTGGTAA
- a CDS encoding chromate transporter: MNILSLYLIFFKIGLFTIGGGLAALPLLQNEALRRNWFSQAEFFHMVAVSESTPGPIGVNMATYVGWENAGLLGSLAATFGLVTPSVIIIVIVARYFFHINEKPLVQSALSGLRPAVTGLIATAAYNVLTVAVFPLQNFLESGLWGDLFDPVTILLFVTIAVTYAKWKAHPIFYIAGAALAGMILF, encoded by the coding sequence ATGAATATACTCTCCCTCTATCTTATATTTTTTAAAATAGGCCTCTTTACCATCGGCGGAGGTTTGGCGGCTCTTCCCCTCCTCCAAAATGAAGCACTCAGACGCAATTGGTTCAGCCAGGCAGAGTTTTTCCACATGGTTGCGGTTTCCGAATCGACCCCGGGTCCCATTGGTGTCAATATGGCTACCTATGTGGGATGGGAAAATGCGGGCTTACTCGGATCTCTTGCAGCCACCTTCGGGCTGGTAACCCCGTCTGTCATCATCATCGTCATTGTAGCCAGATACTTTTTTCATATCAATGAAAAACCCCTGGTCCAGTCGGCACTATCAGGACTCAGACCCGCAGTGACAGGGCTGATAGCCACAGCCGCTTACAATGTATTGACAGTAGCTGTTTTTCCCCTCCAGAATTTCTTAGAGAGCGGACTTTGGGGAGACTTGTTTGATCCGGTCACAATTCTTCTCTTTGTGACCATTGCTGTAACATACGCAAAATGGAAAGCTCATCCCATATTTTATATCGCCGGGGCAGCCCTGGCCGGAATGATCCTGTTTTGA
- a CDS encoding chromate transporter, with the protein MLPILDRELVEKRKWVTEEELMDYYAIGQSTPGIIAINTATFVGFKKAGIPGAIAATLGMISPSLVIIILIALFLGNFAEAPLMQKALKGVNIAVSVLLISSVWKFSQKTLKDIMGVLLCLAAFIAVGFGGISPIPVVALSAGAGILRFLIGKNKR; encoded by the coding sequence ATGCTCCCCATCCTGGACAGAGAATTGGTTGAAAAAAGAAAGTGGGTTACTGAAGAAGAACTCATGGATTATTATGCCATAGGACAATCGACCCCCGGGATCATAGCCATCAATACAGCAACATTTGTAGGCTTCAAGAAGGCCGGAATTCCCGGTGCCATAGCAGCCACTCTGGGGATGATCAGTCCTTCATTGGTCATCATTATCCTGATTGCCCTGTTTCTGGGAAACTTTGCCGAAGCTCCCTTGATGCAGAAAGCCTTAAAGGGTGTGAATATCGCCGTCTCTGTTCTTTTGATTTCATCTGTTTGGAAATTTTCCCAAAAGACCCTGAAAGACATCATGGGTGTTCTACTCTGCCTTGCTGCCTTTATAGCCGTAGGATTTGGTGGAATCTCACCCATACCCGTTGTTGCTTTATCCGCAGGGGCAGGTATCCTCCGATTTCTGATAGGAAAGAACAAGAGATGA
- a CDS encoding nuclear transport factor 2 family protein yields the protein MDSMVSLSRFYKYLTDGNISSINKMFNGALNVNTPLSGSLKDEEGLNILMDNEGSWLRRHLISVELITPLKSENRIVVELQLMMKINGEKIDLPVILIGDIREGLFEKIRIYHSTIPIHGNYKHRETILWPQQQTNPKIVDDYLKGMTNGDLEKVMSLCTDDIVIQESRGINFIHRGLRECKQFFEGILSEGPPVISQSMCMQENRHICMEFVCQSWGKNQGNPMAGCTVLGLSEGKDKIKLIRTYCDQASPGMKT from the coding sequence ATGGATTCAATGGTTTCTCTCAGCAGGTTCTACAAATATCTTACAGACGGCAACATTTCCTCAATAAATAAAATGTTCAATGGGGCTCTGAATGTAAATACACCCCTTTCCGGATCTCTCAAGGATGAAGAGGGACTCAATATATTAATGGATAATGAAGGGTCCTGGTTACGCAGGCACCTTATTTCCGTTGAGTTAATAACTCCCCTGAAGAGTGAAAATAGGATTGTAGTAGAACTGCAACTGATGATGAAGATAAATGGTGAAAAAATAGATCTTCCTGTCATCCTCATTGGAGACATCCGTGAAGGGCTTTTTGAGAAGATACGGATCTACCATAGCACGATACCCATTCATGGCAACTACAAACATAGAGAGACGATTTTATGGCCGCAACAACAGACCAATCCTAAAATAGTGGATGATTATCTAAAAGGGATGACCAATGGTGATCTTGAAAAGGTGATGTCTTTGTGCACTGATGATATTGTGATTCAGGAATCAAGAGGCATCAACTTCATCCACAGAGGATTGAGGGAGTGTAAACAGTTTTTTGAGGGTATTCTATCAGAAGGTCCTCCGGTTATTTCACAATCTATGTGTATGCAGGAGAACAGACATATTTGTATGGAGTTTGTTTGTCAAAGCTGGGGGAAAAATCAAGGGAATCCCATGGCTGGATGCACAGTTCTAGGCCTAAGCGAAGGAAAAGATAAGATTAAATTGATCAGGACCTACTGCGACCAGGCATCCCCGGGAATGAAGACTTAG
- a CDS encoding histidine phosphatase family protein, which produces MNELYIMRHGETEWNSEKRYQGQMDSDLTEFGKQGTLLQKDKIQGIYFKTVYCSPLGRTRSTMNILKPCSGEVIYDARLMEICLGALQGKTHQELSEQEKIAQHTFWSDPENFDIDGGETMVDLEKRVQSFLTDLNKKEGPILIITHTVIIKMMLKILESRPLAKLWDAPYLHPGTILVLHKDKKTYIQEVIHTHNDMQKPVSYIA; this is translated from the coding sequence ATGAACGAACTGTATATTATGCGCCATGGCGAAACAGAATGGAACAGTGAGAAGCGGTATCAGGGTCAAATGGATTCGGATTTAACCGAATTTGGAAAACAAGGGACTCTCCTTCAAAAAGACAAGATACAGGGTATATATTTCAAAACGGTCTATTGCAGTCCCCTGGGGCGTACCCGCTCTACCATGAATATTCTGAAACCCTGCTCCGGAGAGGTCATATATGATGCAAGATTAATGGAGATTTGCCTGGGGGCTCTCCAGGGAAAGACCCACCAGGAATTATCTGAACAAGAAAAAATCGCCCAACATACTTTCTGGTCAGACCCCGAAAACTTTGATATTGACGGCGGCGAAACTATGGTCGATCTGGAGAAGAGGGTTCAATCATTTTTAACCGACCTGAATAAGAAAGAAGGCCCGATTTTGATCATAACCCATACGGTCATTATAAAGATGATGCTTAAGATTCTTGAATCAAGACCCCTGGCAAAACTTTGGGACGCCCCTTACCTGCATCCAGGGACAATACTAGTCCTTCATAAAGACAAAAAAACCTACATCCAGGAAGTAATTCATACCCATAATGACATGCAGAAGCCTGTCAGCTATATTGCCTGA
- a CDS encoding GGDEF domain-containing protein produces the protein MKRFFKIHSLEIPEYLQDSCREEQNVYNFRQIRSLAMFLILISFVYIGQIELFPLVDMDDSFIRTYIVLFSSIIGICLIYLLPFAFIVKIKSESVKKYFLLSFLSLIAAGMILLTYLDLHFSSDLSAFIIVLMYSCSILWFFPRDYALLSGGYLLLMIISLLVLNEGESCDVSIVVQVFVFYGLSWILYLSLYQMRSENFLNRIHREEQYRMLETESATDPLTGLYNRRHMKEELSKELARSERTESPFCIAALDVDHFKNVNDRYGHVTGDEVLCEMAVILRNSIRLSDKVFRFNGEKFVILLPETTSSAACILGERIRTTIESFSFSGVRKPITISIGISQSQKGLSMDLLMTKADKRLLLAKTSGRNRVICD, from the coding sequence ATGAAGCGATTTTTTAAAATTCATAGCCTTGAGATTCCAGAATATCTACAAGATTCCTGTCGTGAAGAACAAAATGTTTACAATTTCAGGCAGATCAGAAGTCTTGCCATGTTTTTAATCCTGATATCTTTTGTTTACATTGGTCAGATAGAATTATTCCCCCTGGTAGATATGGATGACAGCTTCATCCGTACTTACATCGTGTTGTTTTCCAGCATCATTGGTATTTGCCTGATCTATCTTTTGCCCTTTGCCTTTATTGTGAAGATCAAATCAGAATCTGTGAAAAAATATTTTCTCCTCTCGTTTCTTTCCCTGATTGCCGCTGGGATGATTCTTCTCACTTATCTGGACCTTCACTTCAGCTCTGATCTATCAGCCTTTATCATTGTTCTTATGTATTCCTGTTCCATCCTTTGGTTTTTCCCCCGGGATTATGCGCTCTTGTCGGGAGGGTATCTGCTTTTGATGATTATTTCATTGCTAGTCTTGAATGAGGGCGAAAGTTGTGATGTTTCAATCGTGGTTCAGGTCTTTGTGTTCTATGGTCTTAGCTGGATTCTGTATCTCAGTCTCTACCAAATGAGGAGTGAAAATTTTTTAAACCGTATTCATCGGGAAGAACAGTATAGGATGCTGGAGACAGAAAGTGCCACTGATCCGCTGACTGGATTATACAATCGAAGGCATATGAAAGAAGAGCTTTCAAAAGAATTGGCCCGGAGTGAACGGACTGAGAGTCCCTTTTGTATTGCCGCTCTGGATGTTGATCATTTTAAGAATGTGAATGACCGTTATGGACATGTTACGGGAGATGAAGTCCTTTGTGAGATGGCTGTGATTCTCAGAAACTCGATTCGTCTTTCAGATAAGGTCTTTCGATTTAACGGAGAGAAATTTGTCATATTACTTCCGGAAACCACAAGCAGTGCTGCCTGTATTTTAGGAGAGAGAATTCGAACAACCATTGAATCCTTTTCTTTCAGCGGTGTTCGAAAACCAATTACCATCAGTATAGGGATTTCTCAGAGCCAGAAAGGTCTTTCCATGGATCTGCTCATGACCAAGGCAGACAAGAGACTGCTTTTGGCAAAAACTTCGGGAAGGAACCGAGTCATTTGTGACTAA
- a CDS encoding tetratricopeptide repeat protein produces MIPIKKALFIFTLFLMSMSIYATDMALSSESVLARVDDLIADKKYESAWTLLHEHAESLDFADFMVKKTELSLHYFVLTNNHEMFAFTDLENGEELIDLRKRQGNYDLKLFDPKGGLSMALEMYPQRADLYYWLGEFYNEVLSFYGNSWHETKEELIQHVQENLEKALTLGMETEDLYSKLAHAELLMGQWEKASEHLNSALSYDREDGAYYQNLALAQLNMNLLAQAEVNAEMAIGLYDDPYYKADTCFLASTIALYRSRTESAADYLKMGFDLSPDDYRFPDRLIRLFLTQENYVEARSSAADLFGLYPENPATLTTIIQYFFNHDKLDETPLFFEEQLKKYTGDPAVLGNLYFHQAVAAQYQGLDDQALASFELARKEFSQVYPADHEVFNAIKKLLEKQRAE; encoded by the coding sequence ATGATTCCAATCAAAAAAGCCCTCTTCATCTTCACATTGTTTTTAATGAGTATGAGTATTTATGCTACAGATATGGCTCTTTCATCTGAATCAGTTCTCGCCAGAGTAGATGATTTGATAGCAGATAAAAAATATGAATCGGCATGGACACTTCTTCATGAACATGCCGAATCCCTTGACTTCGCCGATTTTATGGTCAAAAAAACGGAATTGAGCCTCCACTACTTTGTTTTGACAAACAATCATGAAATGTTTGCTTTTACTGATCTTGAAAATGGTGAAGAACTCATTGATCTAAGAAAAAGACAGGGAAATTATGACTTAAAACTCTTTGATCCTAAAGGTGGCCTTTCAATGGCCCTTGAGATGTATCCACAAAGGGCAGATCTTTACTACTGGTTGGGAGAATTTTACAATGAGGTCCTGTCATTCTATGGTAACAGCTGGCATGAAACCAAGGAGGAACTCATTCAACATGTCCAGGAGAATTTAGAAAAAGCCCTGACCCTGGGAATGGAAACCGAAGATCTATACTCCAAATTGGCACATGCGGAATTGCTGATGGGCCAATGGGAAAAAGCCTCAGAACATTTGAACAGTGCACTCAGTTACGACAGAGAGGATGGGGCTTATTATCAGAATCTTGCCCTTGCCCAACTGAATATGAACCTCTTGGCTCAGGCGGAGGTCAATGCTGAAATGGCCATTGGACTGTATGATGATCCCTATTATAAAGCCGATACCTGCTTCCTGGCCTCAACAATTGCTTTATACCGATCCAGAACAGAGTCTGCAGCAGATTACCTTAAAATGGGATTTGACCTCTCCCCAGATGATTACCGTTTTCCCGATCGTCTGATACGCCTGTTTCTCACTCAGGAAAACTATGTGGAAGCCAGATCATCCGCAGCTGATCTATTCGGCCTGTATCCAGAAAATCCAGCAACATTGACGACAATCATTCAGTATTTCTTCAATCATGACAAATTGGATGAAACTCCGTTATTTTTCGAAGAACAGTTAAAAAAATATACTGGAGATCCTGCTGTTCTCGGAAACCTTTATTTTCATCAGGCCGTAGCCGCCCAATACCAGGGCTTAGATGACCAGGCTCTCGCGTCCTTTGAACTCGCCCGGAAGGAATTCTCACAGGTTTACCCGGCTGATCATGAGGTATTCAATGCCATTAAAAAACTTTTAGAAAAACAACGAGCAGAATAA
- a CDS encoding serine/threonine protein kinase, with product MLANHSMSHEAPKTGDFDSLTPQLIIESVEEQTDLSLIPLVQQLPSYINRVYELRDEEDDRYVVKFYRPGRWSDEAILEEHDFMEDCGEMDIPLALPEYLKQDETLGKTADGIRFSLFPYKSGRLWEFKEDDDQWYRLGQLIGRMHCAGDRCKALHRPRIHPLGTFSKDCQDLMKHIPSSLAGRFESVVGNIRQTITPLFDGVEEIRIHGDFHCGNILDRMDDGLMIIDFDDMAMGPAVQDFWLLLPGHAASCRKEFFMLLEGYQEFRPLNPSSLGLVEPLRAMRMVYFLAWCARQKEDFSFRKSFPNWGSDGFWENEIRDLQNQYQEIVDFIEKVI from the coding sequence ATGTTGGCTAATCATAGTATGTCCCATGAAGCTCCAAAAACTGGTGATTTTGACTCTTTGACTCCTCAGCTCATCATAGAGAGTGTTGAAGAACAAACAGATTTGTCTCTTATTCCACTGGTACAGCAACTTCCCAGTTATATTAACCGGGTCTATGAGCTTCGGGATGAAGAGGATGACCGGTATGTTGTCAAATTCTACCGGCCCGGCCGATGGTCCGATGAAGCGATCCTGGAAGAACATGACTTTATGGAAGATTGTGGTGAAATGGATATTCCACTTGCTCTTCCTGAGTATCTGAAGCAAGATGAAACATTAGGAAAAACAGCCGATGGCATCAGATTTTCTCTATTCCCATACAAGAGTGGGAGACTCTGGGAATTTAAAGAAGACGATGATCAATGGTATCGCCTGGGTCAGCTCATAGGGAGAATGCATTGTGCCGGTGATCGTTGCAAGGCCCTTCATCGACCCCGAATACATCCTTTGGGAACCTTTTCGAAAGACTGTCAGGACCTGATGAAGCATATACCCTCCAGTTTGGCTGGACGGTTTGAATCTGTTGTTGGAAATATTCGCCAAACGATTACTCCCCTTTTTGACGGGGTGGAAGAAATCCGTATTCATGGAGATTTTCATTGCGGGAATATTCTGGACAGAATGGATGACGGTCTCATGATTATCGATTTTGATGACATGGCCATGGGCCCGGCTGTTCAGGATTTTTGGCTTCTTCTGCCTGGTCATGCCGCATCCTGCCGGAAGGAATTTTTTATGCTCCTCGAAGGGTATCAGGAATTCCGACCTCTAAACCCTTCCTCCTTGGGGCTTGTAGAACCCTTAAGAGCCATGCGAATGGTCTATTTTCTGGCTTGGTGTGCCAGACAAAAAGAGGATTTCAGTTTCAGAAAAAGTTTTCCTAACTGGGGAAGTGATGGGTTCTGGGAAAATGAGATCAGAGATCTTCAAAACCAATATCAGGAAATCGTTGATTTTATTGAAAAGGTAATATGA